agagaaagagaaacgctgaCAGGTCGTCCAGCAGCGAGCGTTCGCAGGACgacagcagcagcgacaCAAGTTCAGACACCTCGCAATACAGTTCTTCCtcagaggacgagagagctTCCAAGTAAGTGAAGCGATATTAGTCAGGGAACCGTAAAAGAACGCCAGCTGTAAATCCTTCAGCCATGTGAAATCCGTTTGTGCAGCTAACATCTTTTACTAACGATATTTCATCCCTGTTGCGCACAACAGAACTGCCTCGCGCTGTCCGACGATTCCGTCACACCAAATATCTGGTTTCGACTTCGTACCTGGAACACAAGAGCATCCAGAGAGAGGCTGTTGTAGGGTCGAGCGTTTTGCTTTCCCAATCTGCCGCGACTTGTCTGACCAAACGTTGATTGCTAGCCAATAGAGTCACCCTCTCGCTCGATTATCTGTGTGTCGTTTTGTGAGGTGATGTCACCAAAGGAACTTTAcagtgtctcttttccgcgAGGCTGAGAACTGTCCTTGCTCTGTACACTCCCTGAGCGTTCTTCCAAAGGGAAGGGACGCCTTGAGTCACTCGAGGCCTCCACCTATGTTGAACACatgtctcgctctctgctgcctctaCTATCGTGGCGGCCTTTCGCAGCTCCCTTGATCAAGACTGCATGCATAAAAGCACATGCGTAGGCAGGTGACCCTGCATGTCTGGTGCGCATAGATATGCATCTACCTCTTTGCATCCTCACATCTCCACATATATGTTCATGTGTGCAAATCCTTATGTTTGAGCGCGCGGACTGTGGGCGCAGTTTCGTTGTATCTTTGTGGTGTGTTGTTACTCGCCGGAGAAACAGATTTCTCTAGTTGCTTTCCGCGGCTTGAACGTATTACGGTCTCTTCAGCGCTCTGAAGTTACTCGCACATCGCGCGCGCATCTGTTCACCTGCTCGTGTGTCGTCAGTTAAGCAGGATTCGTTTTGCTGTTCTGTACAACTGACAAGATCTCTCTTAGATCTCTGTTAGTCTAGGAGCTCGTGTGAAGCGGTCGGTTGCCATTTGAATAGGACCGCCTGTTCCGACAGTGGAGAAGTCTGttcgtgtgtcttcttctggatCGCCAGTGTCTACGCGAGGTGATTACCCCTGACTCGTCcacgtttttttctctcttgtgaACGGCACTCAGTTGAATTCCAAGTGCTTTTGTGCCCGGCGAGAGCAATGCTGAATATTCCTTCTCTTTGATATCAGAGATATAGTGAAAAATGACTCTAAATTGCCAACATCcaaagaggagcagagaccCGGGAGTCCCAGATGTGATTTGTGCGGCGTTTTGACTGCATGCGGGTCCGTTCGCAGACGccgaaagaaggagaagaaggagaagaaggcgaagaaggagaagaaggcgaagaaggagaagaaggcgaagaaggagaagaagaaaaagcgggtcaagcagaagaaaccgaagaaggaaaaggactTTTATAGTGAGTCAGTGTCGCCTTTTTAGATGCCGAGGACGATGACGTTTTGTTTGCATGActgaacaggaagaagcacgagcagaaggaaaaggaagagaagcggcaaCTAGAAAAGATTTTCCATAGCCTCGCACAGGGAGAAGTTCTTGTACAGGACCCTGCCCCTTGTTCTCAAGAAAACGGAGCTCTTTTGCCCACTTCTGAGGTCGAAGCGTTTCTTTGATCCCTCTTGCTCCAGTTACAGCTGTTCTCTTGGCTGTTAcactctctgtcttcctctgtctcctcgcttccaaGTAACAGTCGTCCAACTCGCAGTGTATACTCGTCAGAAAATGTGTTTTAAGTCATCGgatctttctctgttttctgctgcGATTAAACGAAtgcctttctccgtctcttcttgctcaTCCTCCTCGCCGaagtcttctcttttcggcGTCTTTCatgtttcgcttcttcctccattTTTTCAAATTGTGTTCCACGTATTCGTCCACATTGCCActtcgttttccctcttctcgaGCGTCTGCATTCGCCTGTCGATTTTGTTGCCTTCCTTCGTCCGCTGTACTCTTATCGTTGCAAATGACGCACAGTGCTGCTGCCCTGCGGCCCCGGTGGGATGTGAAGTTTCCGCAAATCCGGAGTTTTTGTGTAACAAACGAGGACGTTTGAGCAGAGTCGACATCCTAGAGCTCCTCGTGTGCATTCAGAGCGTTCAGCCGATTCACTATCGTGTGTCGTTTCTTGTGTTCCGCAGGCTCTGGATGCGTGACGAATCAGTACGGCAAGTACGGCCTTCTCCAAGAGAGCGACatgtggaagaagagagccgagttttctctctggctgATGGAAATAAAAGACAAGAACCTGGAGGAACTTTCAGGATGGGTATGTGCTGCTTTTTTGCGGTGTACTTGCGAGCTCCGCTTCTTTGAAACCCTATCGAGCGCGAGGCTCAGTTTCCACAATTTGCTTGCTGGACTTGGAGACTGACTGTCTCGCCGCCCTTGAAGCACGGGAAGTCGCGTCTTTGCCTTTCCCGACTGTCTGGACACCTGAACTAGGAGGACTGAGAGTGCCTTTTCCCCTCCGATCGGAAGTCGATGTGTTTCTTGCTTTCTCCATAttccttccgtctctgccACTCACCGGAGGCCGAGGGGACAGCGCCTTTCCCTTCTTGTCCCGGAAttggaagaacagagactcGGATTTTCTTTCATCTCCTTTTTCacggcgtttctctcctttgtttcttccttgtcaCTGCTTTGccaacgcatgcatttgAACAGCGAGCGTCCCGACTTGCAAGTTCCGTTTTGAATAGTTGCGGATCTTCTGGTAGCCTTGGGGAAAGGCCGCAGTCGAACCCACAGGTTCACAGAGATTTGCGCTCCACAAGAGTTTTGCGTGTTCTCTTTTTTACAGGAAGAACGTGAATTGTTCAAGGATTTCATGGAGGATTTCAACACCGCCACGTTGCCAAGCAAGAAGTACTACAACCTGGAGCTCTTTGAGGCCAAGCAGCGCATGAAGAGGGTGAGGACGCAGGACTGTTTTTCGTGTGAACAGGAGGAAAGGTGCGAGGAACAACGCACCTTGCGTGAGGCGTTCAGACCTCTCACTGAAAGCTTCCGTTCTTGCCTCGGTTTTGCGAGCATCGTCCCCGGTCTCTTTTCGGTGCTTTTTCGACCTCAAAAACCTTTCCCAGGCCcgcgaggaaaggcgaaaagaACGAGCAACAAAGGGACGTCGGAAAAACGGAGGCACAGACTGAACAGAGGAGTTTTATGTGGTCTCTTGCGATGCTCTTTCAGACAAATCTACAAGAGTCGCGAGAACTGACTGACTTCAACGATGAGGCCAGAAGAAAGTACGTTAGGGAGAGTTTGACAACTAAAACGTCCGAGCCGAAGAATCCCCGAGTACCCTGATGAGTGTCGTAGCGATTTACCGGGAGACACTGACGATCCTTTCCAGGTTATCTAGAGCAAGTCTCCCGAGAAAAAGATACTTTTTTTACAATCAAAGAAACTCCTTTTCCACGTGGAGCAGGAAGCTAAGCTACAGATGTTTTCTCCATCGGCCGTTCTCTCGGCTGTTGCCGTGCTGTTGGAATCGGAGGCTGCAGAGAGCACATCTTTATCTATGGATTACTCTCATCACTCGTGTCAGGACCAGAGGGAAATCTGCTCCTCAGATGCCAGTATCGATCGTTGCTTCTACATCACTTAGACTTCAACCGGCACAATTTGATGACTGCCACCACGTGCATTCATAGCGGGAGAACACAACAGCTGCTCAGACGCTGGGGTAGCCAGCACCACGTTTCTGGGAACGCTGAGGAGCGGGACTTCATGTCAGCGACTGCTTCCACTTGGGGTTTCGGTCTActgaggaaaacggaagCGAAGTGGGCGAGTGCCCAGACACCTGAAACGCGCCTCCAAGTCTCGTCATCAAATGCGTTTCGCCTCCCACATTCGGGTGTCCTTTGAGTTCGTGCGTTCTCTCCCGtgtttgtctcctcctgcaCGCAGGATGGAAATCAAGAACATGATTAACCAGCGAAGGAAGTTGGAGGCTGAGGCTCAACTGCGTTCGATGCGCGAGGACCGTGAGAAGGTAAGAAAGGCCACGTGCATGTTGCTTTAAATGTGCCATCTCGTGAGAGTAATCTACTATAATGTTTGTTTTGTGTGTTGGGTTTATTAGGAATTAAAAGAAGATCCAATAAAAGtagagaaaaacgcgtcgGGGCTTGATAGAAGATGATCAGCACCTATTCCTGTTCTTTGGATCTGCAAAAGTGTATATCTTTTTGCACTCGGTTTCGGTGTACTCTCTCGAACTGTGTCTATCTCTTCATGCCGAGTGGTCTTCGGTGGTCAATCTGTGACTCTAGCCATGGGTCGACTCTGTGGTTTTCTGCAGAAGGtttctgtttgtttctcAGTGGATAGAGGCAGCTAAGTTTCGCTTCGgactttctgtttctcccgcAGGTCGACGACATGCGCCAACAGAAACTCCTCAAATCTCAGGTGGAGACGCTGTATCGAATGGGAGCGAAtacagaggcgaagaaactTGCAGACCTCATAAACCCGGACAAGTGAACTTCAGAAAGAATTCCAGTATCAAGATTTCTTgcgagcagaaaaaacaatcCTTGGTAGTCTCGCACAGAGTCAGCCGGTGGTGCTTCAAAGCCGGTCGGAGATGCGGGTGCTTGAAACAACGATCACGGAAACAGATTTCCACCTAGGCATTTGGGTGGTGACATCACTTCCCAAAGAAAAGAGTGTCTGAGAGATCGCGAAACTAAAGAACTTGAAAAACACCACTAGAGCGGAAAAACACACTACCACCGCCACAAGAAGAAATCTCGATTTTAGAGCGGCTGTTACAGACTGTCCAACCTACCACTACTAAACCGAGTTAAATCATACAGGGTGGAGCTAAGTAAATATCAATGCATAGATAAAAGGAAAGTGACTTTGTAGTTCCCTTTTTTCAGGGTTCTTGCTCCGCGGAGTGCGCGAGCagggcagaagaaggaatcgaacggagctgcagagacaaaaaaacaaatgcgtttctgtgtcaAAATCTCGACGCCCATGTTTGTGTGGTGGCGATGTCTcatttctttgtttctttctgatGGAAGACTTTTTGCTTTCGGTGCAGTTAGTGTGTCTGCTATGTTTGGTCTAATGCGTTGTTATCCTTTGACCTCAAGCAGAATTCCCTATAAGCAACAGAGACATCCAGTGACCGAAGATTTGGTCTTGCCGCTTGCGGAAGTCAGAGGTTGCCTGTGTCTTATAAatggagtcatattcagtgTCCAGGTTTCATAGTGTCTCTGTTCATTCGATTTGTTATACATTTCTGGATGTCGCGGGGTGAGACCGGAAAGACTGAGTAGAGTCCGTGAATTTACAGTCGACTTAGTTTTGTCTTTTCCAGGTCAGGTGTTTTTGCCCTCTAATCCTCAGATTGTATCAGCACGCCAGTGTCGGCTGATGATTCTTTCAACTGCATCATAAACTACATATTTAAGCGGGTGCCAATAGACCAGTCTTGAACGCACAGTAGATGTTGTGCCCAGTCGAGTGTCACACACGGAAGTTCGCTTAATGATTCTAGGTGCAGATCcagaacgaaagagaagcgtGTACCGTCAGAGGCAACGCGATGCGAGCTCAGAGTGGGACGCTTGATTAGTTTGTGTGTCAAAACTGTGTTGCCACCACATTTGACGATCTCCAAGCTCTCTGCAAAACATTGGAAGACAGTCTGGAAGAAGCGCGTGTTGTTCGTCTTGTTTGCTTGTGAAAGAACTCGAACTTTCACGGAGTATATTTTTGGAACGTGATAACTTCACCTAGCCATCACGATGCGGTTGTTTTGGAACAACTCCCTTACATGTAGGGGCCGCGGAATTTTCTCAACACTGGAAGCGCGCTGCCACCACCGCAGACTTAGATCACGGACACGAAAGAGGGCATCATTACCGTGTACTTTTCTGCAGGTTTTTACCTGCCTTTTCTATCCTCATGGATACGCGTGCATCTGTGTCTGTGCGCTTTTAATTCGCTAACTGGCAGGCATGCACTCTTTCACCATTAAGAAAACGGTGTCTTTCCGTGGCTTTGAAAGGGTGTCTTCCGCAGTatctttgtttctgtttccctaGAGACCCATGATGCCTGCTCGTTCTTTAAAAAGCAGTTGCGTAAGCAAGAGGTTGTGTTAACATTTTCCTGAGGCCATCGAAGAGTGGTGCGAATCCGTACCATTTCACCGGAGCGCCGATTCTGTTTCAGGCGTCACCCACGTTCCTCTGAAGTTGGACCCGGTAAACAAAGATATTTAAGATCTAAACCGGTAGTCCACCTCCTTAATGCCCCCACCAGAAAAAGGTAGATTACATAAAAGTAGGAGTCCTATTATATACTCGTCTAATGCAGtctgagaaggagaagggaagcgtGCCGCTGACTCAGACGGTTGTTTCACATCCGAAATTCTCCAGGCtattttctgtctttctctgaaATGGCCTTACAGTACACACGAAATCGTGACCAGCCAGAACGTCTGGCAGTGACCACTTGTTCCTGCGTtttccagagaagagagaaaatgcgaACTCGGGATTGTGTTCCGCGCTCTACCGTCGTGCCTGCCTCTGCCGCCACCTGTCAAAAGCACCATGATGATGACAATTAACGTTGTGTAGGGCAGCAGAGTCCCGGACCACGGAAGCCCCCAAAGTTCGTCTTCACacttcgggtgtacatacacgccAGCGCCAGTGCCCCCACACTGGTTGAGCCAACACAACACTTTG
This genomic interval from Toxoplasma gondii ME49 chromosome VIIb, whole genome shotgun sequence contains the following:
- a CDS encoding hypothetical protein (encoded by transcript TGME49_258850); amino-acid sequence: MGRSGDSSLEESSDERHASRKATKEKRKRNADRSSSSERSQDDSSSDTSSDTSQYSSSSEDERASKRRKKEKKEKKAKKEKKAKKEKKAKKEKKKKRVKQKKPKKEKDFYSSGCVTNQYGKYGLLQESDMWKKRAEFSLWLMEIKDKNLEELSGWEERELFKDFMEDFNTATLPSKKYYNLELFEAKQRMKRTNLQESRELTDFNDEARRKMEIKNMINQRRKLEAEAQLRSMREDREKVDDMRQQKLLKSQVETLYRMGANTEAKKLADLINPDK